In the genome of Caenorhabditis elegans chromosome IV, the window gaccaatcagcgaaTCGCTCCGCCTACTTTTCAGATGAAGTGTGCAGAGTTCGAAGACACTGATTGGTTCTAAAGTGGGCGTGGCTTATCATTTTGGAGGGAGTTCAAAAAGGGAAaaaccaaaactgaaaaattgattttatttcgattttttcattaaagtaCAAATAATAATTACCTTAATAGCTTCCAGCGAATTCCTCAATGTAATCGACTCGATAAAGGTTCTTTTATGTGTGATTACTGGCTCTCCGTGTTCGCCATCAAACAAGTCTACTGAAAAGAATCGAGAAACTAattgttcaacaaaaaattcaaaaactcacattctAAAAGCCTTGCTCCTTTACGTAAAGCTGAAATATAACCTTCAACAGTAGCTTCTCCTTTCACTTGCAAGCCAGTCAAATATGTGTTATGTGATGAATTAACAAAATAATGAGTCAGAGGTTGATCCATATCTTGGAAGATACTTTCATGTCCTGGTTTGAATACATTTCCCCATCTTGACTGCATTAATCGACGCATTCCCATCAAtcccatcaatttttctttttgcttaTCTTGAACAGTTTGTTCAAATGTAGTCAGAATTTGTTCggcttttttcaaatcaacatTTTCGAACTGGAATAAATGTTTATATTATAAGGATTTAATGGAAATGACCTACTCCTTGTTCTTCAGTTAAAAATCTTTGCAAATCAGCAACAGTCAGCGTTTCCACGTTATCAGAACTTGCTTGAGTCATCACAAATCGAAGATCCGGTCGATCAGtcaatctttcaaaaaagttaagaaattCTTTCTCGTTCAATTTATTATCTCGCGAGTTCTCAAACTCTGATTCTCTGAATATCGCTTTTGCATATCGTTCACTTATTTGAAGATTCATTCGTTTAAGAAGATTCCAAACTTCGTCAAAACTAAGAAGTCCGTTTTTATTGGTATCCGCCTGTTGAAATTTGTCAATCAACCATGCTGTTTCGTTGAATACAACTCTTTGATGTTTGGCAACTGATATGAGATGTGTCAGTACGGAAACCCATTTGTCTCTAGTCTGTAAAACTAATTGGAATTGATACAACTGTCAAGactttgcagattttttttcagaaaactttcaccaaaaaatttcctttcaattttaatgatgTACTTAACgacttttcggaaaatttaaaacttgtgtttttaaatgatttttaaatcaaaactaACTTCTTTGGAATCAGCACTGAAATCTACTGATTTGTGCAAGAACTTGGCATGAGAAAAAATAACGGAGAAACATCTAGACTCTGGAGCCAACTCTTGgaattcgtattttttcgatgctctttgcAGATTGTCAGTTTGATAACCCGATCGAACTTCTAACAATTCCGATAGTGCAACTGATTTCAAAGCATTTGGCACAAAATTAAACCAATAACTTGAGTAATAGTTGAGGAATTGTTTACTTTTTATTGTCACCAACGCCATTTCcttcactttttgactgtaaataattacatgaaatataaattatttgaagtgAAATCTTACTTTTTAATTCTACATAAAAGCGATCCTTTTTCAGCCCATTCTAATTCTTCTTTCGTCTTCTCTTCATCAGCAGCTTGTGCGGCGGCCTGCTCCTCTGGGGATACGCTCTTGGCCattttacactgaaaataaatgattttacaAATAAGGTCGGCCGTATATGAtaagaaaaatcaacaaaaagaaGACAAAATGAGATAGGAACCAAttgcaaaacattttgtggCAGCCGTTGCGGGCGGGTCATcgaatgaaaaagaagagagaaaaagatgCGGGCATGGGCCagagaaacattttgaaaagattgTCTTTGTTTGGCAATGGAAGTATTGATTGGTATACACACACAAGGATTCAATACAAAAATAGGTCGTACTTGGCAATATTGAAGACAACTTTAAGACGAGAACTCTCCAATTTCTCCTGTAGGTCAACAAATGGGAggagtttttccaaaaaaaaaaggagaagaggTACGATGCTCCGTTATCCCACCGCGCGTTGTTTACCGTAAAACGACATGactatgtttttatttttgaattaacaattttaagctaaaatattcgtttttcttgtttttattttattcatttttcgttaaatgttatgtttttttttaaatttgttcacTCATTAACATCTAAATTAATATAAACTGGctgaaaaacgattttaatACAGAAAATGACCCGACATGGAAAAAACTCAACGGCTGCTTCTGTATACACTTACCATGAACGTAGAAGGGAtgcaaaagtgagttttttgccTGAATACTAACTTTTAtacataaaatattaattttcaggctagTGGATACGGAACACTCCACGCTCGTCTTGGTGCCGATTCAATTAAAGAGTTTCACTGTTGCTCTTTGACTCTTCAACCATGTAGAAATCCAGTAATTTCTCCGACCGGATATATTTTCGATCGTGAAGCGATTCTTGAGAATATTCTAGCCCAGAAGAAGGCGTACGCAAAGAAACTAAAGGAATATGAGAAACAAGTGGCAGAAGAAAGTGCAGCGGCAAAAATAGCGGAAGGCCAAGCGGAAACCTTCACAAAAAGAACACAATTCTCAGCAATTGAAAGTACACCAAGTAGGACCGGAGCTGTGGCCACACCAAGGCCTGAGGTTGGAAGTCTGGTTGGTtagagatctgaaaaaaactatccatttaatgattttatttagaaaagaCAAGGTGGTGTCATGTCTACTGAAATAGCCGCAAAAGTGAAAGCACACGGCGAGGAAGGAGTAATGTCGAATATGAAGGGAGACAAAAGCACTTCACTACCAAGTTTCTGGATACCCGAACTCAATCCCACCGCTGTCGCcacgaaattggaaaaaccaAGCTCCAAAGTTCTTTGTCCGGTTTCTGGAAAAcctataaaattgaaagagtTATTAGAAGTGAAATTCACTCCAATGCCAGGAACAGAAACTGCCGCACACCGAAAATTTCTGTGTCCAGTGACCAGAGATGAATTGACAAACACCACAAGATGCGCATATCTCAAGAAATCGTAAGTTTAGCTTCATGTTTTCAAGTTCAATGCTCATatttgtttttagaaagtCGGTGGTTAAGTATGACGTAGTTGAGAAATTAATCAAAGGTGATGGTATTGACCCAATAAATGGAGAACCGATGAGCGAGGACGACATCATTGAACTTCAGAGAGGAGGAACCGGATATTCCGCAACAAACGAAACAAAAGCAAAACTGATTAGACCACAGCTCGAGTTGCAATGattggttttttctctttgttttatttatttgattgtACATGTGTTCTcaatcattctttttttttatttgaaaaaatctataaatattattctttttagaaatttagaacttCAAACTGGTTCAATCAATTATATACAGACAATCGCAAAAATccgaaatcagaaaaaaagagcttATCCGATTAGAGTGCTTTGGGCACAAGTTGGACCAGTCCACCCAAGATTACAAGTACAACTATAAGATTTCAATGATCCAATGCATAAACCATTACCAGAACATTGAAGTGCACCAGTACATAATGGCTCAAGTTCGCAACGAAGACCAGTGAATCCAGGAGCACAAATGCACATGGGAAGAAGCTTGTTTCCTATACAGATCCCATTTCCATTACAGTCTTTAGCTTCACAGAACATTCCTTCGGTGCCAGGGAGAAGAGCTGAAAGTCTAAGAATTGTGGATTTATGTTTTATAATTAGAACTTACCGAATCTCGATTCACACCGTGATCCATAATATCCAGGAGCGCAGATACAGGATTTCAAGTTCTTTGTTCCAATACAGATTCCATTAGAATTACAGTCAGAAGCTTCGCACATAGTTCCGGTGACTGAAATTGAATAAGTTCTCAGTAATACTAATTATTTTAATCAACTCACTCTTTTCACATTTATCACCAGAATATCCAAGATAACAAGCACAAGTCATTGAGTCTTTTGTACCAATACATAATCCATTTGAACTGCAATCACGAGAATCACATAATGCAACTGGAGTCTTCTCGCATCTTGAACCAGTATAACCGATTTGACATGCACacgaaaaactgttttttgttcCCAAACATAGACCTTTGTTGTTACAATCACTTGGTGAACAGAATGTGATTGGAGCTGATGGATCCATGTTCACTGAATtactttgaatatttcatttctagaattgaaaatattttttggttattacagtcaaaaagtggcaactACGTACAAGTTTTCAcctaataattttaaaaactgaacaaaaaaaacttctacGATTTTTATGATTCTATTATGTTTCtgtcattttcaaattcattcaaaaagttcGAACCTTTGtgaatttggcaatttaccaaaacattacaaattattattattataggTTTTAAGTTATTCTTACAATTCTATGGCCaatattttaaactaattatttttatgtACATGTAATCAATgctttgtattttgaaaaatcagtctAGATCTGCACTGTCTACAGTAATCTCAAAGGAtcttttgaaacaattgagGATCTTTTGAAACTTATATAGTGAGAAGTTATTCTTTCTAATTTCACCATGATCAATATCTACCGTATTTCACTCACAAAGTCCAGAAATTTCACTTTCACACTTGAACCCAGTTTTTCCAAGATTACAAAGACAGAGTGGTGCCTTCTTTGAACCAACACAAACTCCATTTCCATTACAATCACTTGCTGTGCACATTTCCAATGCATCATCATCCAATCCAAATGGATTATTCAACAAGTTCAGCGAGCTTGCTGTTGGGAAAAGATTCGGAAATAATTgattgttattattattattgttgttgttggaGAACAAGTTGAATGGATCCATTAGATCTGAAACTATTCATTGAAAATCTCTATAATCTGAAACTCTTACTCACTTGCAACAGAGTCACACGAATCACCACTCCATCCGAGGAAGCACATACACGTGGATTGCTTTGCAGTTCCAAGACACAATCCTTTTCCATTACATCTTGTGAAAGCATTACATGGAAGAAGATCATTGAATCCATCTAATCCTCCAAGACCAGGTAATCCTTGTCTTCGATATCTACCAGATTCAACTGCAGCCACGAATATGACAGAAATGAGAATAATATGTTTAGAGAGATCCATTGCAccaaaatattatgaaatgcagatgttttttgaatttatctcGAATAACGTGTCTGATTTTATAGTGACCCAGATGAAGTCACAAACAAACAATTATTAGCCATACGCCTGAGCAAACCAAAACCCCTTATTTGACATTCCGTACAgtgtctaattttgtttgaCCTCTCGATCATTGATGAACCagtcactgaaaaaataatggatACTGTATGGAAAAGAAACGGAATTTTcatgcaaatttttggcataaaCGGTCTCAATTTATGATCTGTTTTTGTAGATAAAAGGCCGAGAGTCGATGGAAATTCAGCCAAATTCTTCGATTCGAGAGGAGAATAttatattttcgaaatgaaaatcTTTATTGTTTTCGTTGTCATTTTGAGCTTCTTCTTGGtggtaagttttgaaattttatttgttgaaCTTGACATTTGGGGGCAACATTCTGCCAAACATTGGCAACTACCGGACAAAATTCAGCTTACCAAGCTTTGGTCACAGTCTGCCAGTAACTTgccgaaattttctaaaaaccgTCCCTCTCGGAGCGCAGTTCCAAATTCCCCTTCGTCTGCACGACTTATTTTTTAGTAAGATAAGTTTTTCCAGTGCCTGCTAAGTCAATTTCAAACCCGATAGTGAACTACTAGAATATCGCCGCcttcttgaaatttctttaaaattctgaaatttgcagCCAACCCTGGCTGCTCGCACTCGTTATCGTCACAAGGTGTCATTCAGTGCTCATGACAATGCTGATTCTGGATCGTTCCGCAAAGCGACATTcgacaaataaataattgaaatatacGAACAAAGTTTTATAAGttaaattcttgtttttttttacaaaattagaaatgtGAATGGTTCACAGAACTCAACAAAAGTCAACATAAAACAGTTCCTCTTCATCTTGATGTctttcaactttcaatttcttgaTTCCATACGAAAACCTTTCGAAAAACTTGCAGATTCTATTAAACTTGAAGTTCTAcagtaaatcaaaattttatttgttttacaaAACCGATTGCTTATCTGGGTTTGCTAAAATACCCTTTTTAATTATAACTTCTCTTCGTCTTGCcatctgaatatttttccaatatttcataGTTATGCACATATTCATTAACCAAATAAATTATGCAAATTTCTTTTGGAAACATTAGTTTCATGATTATTCCAACGAAGCAAATATATAAAATGCATTTATTATATTCTCTCAGAGGAGTTCAAGATCGTTGCAAGACCCATGGTATGGGAATACGGTTGAATattggaataaaaaagaaactatTTAAGATATGAATTGACTAGAATTTGATAATATCAAGATTTGACTAGGACAACGGGAACAATGATGAGATGGGATCAGGAAATTGACATGGAAGTGCAGAGAAAGTGATGAAGgataaaataatcattttccgccttttagttttttatgttGGTCTCGTTCTGATGATGATTCTGGAGGTTCACATTCAAATGACATTAAcattgaatctgaaaaaaaatattatctttAAAATGTCTGTATTTTAATTAAAGCAATCAAACCTTTTTCTCCAGAGACTGATGTAATCAGTAAATATTGTAAAACTTGTGGATTCTTTTCAAATGTACAAACAGTTGATT includes:
- the plc-4 gene encoding Phosphoinositide phospholipase C (Confirmed by transcript evidence) — protein: MAKSVSPEEQAAAQAADEEKTKEELEWAEKGSLLCRIKNQKVKEMALVTIKSKQFLNYYSSYWFNFVPNALKSVALSELLEVRSGYQTDNLQRASKKYEFQELAPESRCFSVIFSHAKFLHKSVDFSADSKETRDKWVSVLTHLISVAKHQRVVFNETAWLIDKFQQADTNKNGLLSFDEVWNLLKRMNLQISERYAKAIFRESEFENSRDNKLNEKEFLNFFERLTDRPDLRFVMTQASSDNVETLTVADLQRFLTEEQGFENVDLKKAEQILTTFEQTVQDKQKEKLMGLMGMRRLMQSRWGNVFKPGHESIFQDMDQPLTHYFVNSSHNTYLTGLQVKGEATVEGYISALRKGARLLELDLFDGEHGEPVITHKRTFIESITLRNSLEAIKRTAFETSPYPVILTLENHVGFVQQAVMADLFKEILGDSLYIPPKDSHRHPLSSPNKLKRKFLLRGKKIILEEDIEEPDEDDSPTDKDKHHVHPHPVAPELSALIGLPSVKLSHNIYQDVNKHPFDGSPSLSENKVYTMFEAAVPIFTYTAERLVKSYPKGLRQDSSNMHPMVSWLCGIQSVAMNFQTAGEELDLNAGLFRINGNCGYVLKPSCLLDGVDPRSMAKPKLKLGIGLFSAQYLPKSEPGKEIIDPYVSVQIFGIPRDETKAKTRIIKDNGFNPEWRDNFYFTLSCPELAIIRFCVKDFDSTSSNDFVGEFSIPVMSLRTGFSQIQLNTGYQHTLDPSASLFVRIAMEEEY
- the R05G6.4 gene encoding Nitric oxide synthase-interacting protein homolog (Confirmed by transcript evidence), with product MTRHGKNSTAASVYTYHERRRDAKASGYGTLHARLGADSIKEFHCCSLTLQPCRNPVISPTGYIFDREAILENILAQKKAYAKKLKEYEKQVAEESAAAKIAEGQAETFTKRTQFSAIESTPSRTGAVATPRPEVGSLKRQGGVMSTEIAAKVKAHGEEGVMSNMKGDKSTSLPSFWIPELNPTAVATKLEKPSSKVLCPVSGKPIKLKELLEVKFTPMPGTETAAHRKFLCPVTRDELTNTTRCAYLKKSKSVVKYDVVEKLIKGDGIDPINGEPMSEDDIIELQRGGTGYSATNETKAKLIRPQLELQ
- the R05G6.9 gene encoding EGF-like domain-containing protein (Confirmed by transcript evidence), which produces MDLSKHIILISVIFVAAVESGRYRRQGLPGLGGLDGFNDLLPCNAFTRCNGKGLCLGTAKQSTCMCFLGWSGDSCDSVANLMDPFNLFSNNNNNNNNNQLFPNLFPTASSLNLLNNPFGLDDDALEMCTASDCNGNGVCVGSKKAPLCLCNLGKTGFKCESEISGLLNMDPSAPITFCSPSDCNNKGLCLGTKNSFSCACQIGYTGSRCEKTPVALCDSRDCSSNGLCIGTKDSMTCACYLGYSGDKCEKITGTMCEASDCNSNGICIGTKNLKSCICAPGYYGSRCESRFALLPGTEGMFCEAKDCNGNGICIGNKLLPMCICAPGFTGLRCELEPLCTGALQCSGNGLCIGSLKSYSCTCNLGWTGPTCAQSTLIG
- the R05G6.3 gene encoding Venom peptide (Confirmed by transcript evidence) → MKIFIVFVVILSFFLVPTLAARTRYRHKVSFSAHDNADSGSFRKATFDK